Proteins found in one Plasmodium sp. gorilla clade G2 genome assembly, chromosome: 14 genomic segment:
- a CDS encoding large ribosomal subunit assembling protein, putative — protein MRPLNDQETMIVFKKLSKFVGNNLLTMLSYSNEEYILRLHRANVYFVRADVAKQAESLNKNSLISMGICLGKFTKTNKFFIKITAISFLNEFCIHKIWLKESGEKNFLFGNNVLKSHLLKISDNIKKGDGIMVLSMNDNPIGFGISIRNTQEIKILNVTDTILIHQSDIGEYLRCETAI, from the exons ATGAGGCCTTTAAATGATCAGGAGACTATGATTGTTTTTAAGAAACTTTCCAAATT tGTTGGAAATAATCTGTTAACAATGTTGTCTTATAGTAacgaagaatatatattaagattGCATAGAGCAAACGTATATTTTGTTAG AGCTGACGTGGCCAAACAAGCTGaatcattaaataaaaattcacTG atatcTATGGGAATATGCTTGGGAAAATTTACCAAGACAAAtaaatttttcataaaaataacagctatatcatttttaaacGAGTTTTGTATTCATAAAATTTGGTTAAAAGAATCAGGGGAAAAGAACTTTTTATTTGGAAATAATGTGTTAAAG agccatttattaaaaattagtgataacataaaaaaaggaGACGGGATAATGGTTTTGTCTATGAATGATAACCCCATAGGTTTTGGTATATCCATAAGAAACACACAAGAAATTAAAATCTTAAATGTAACTGATACTATATTGATTCATCag AGTGATATTGGAGAATATTTAAGATGTGAAACAGCCATATAA
- a CDS encoding transcription factor with AP2 domain(s), with protein sequence MEDNNVNNEQKFNPNLLGMENNVTQEPAVETVVVEPKKKVGRPRGASTNSKVIKKEEKVSTSSSGYPGVSWNKRMCAWLAFFYDGASRRSRTFHPKHFNMDKEKARLAAVEFMKTVENNGRKKSGKGRGSRSKSKQLNDEHFNALHNNDLGNSMNGMNAHNNLQMQLMSMNPAFYMQSLNRNFNMSANERNNMFNSLNNHSGLNGPLKGMQDHNGLYMHNHVFNNMHLLNNSNIGLSNNRNNNSNNNNNSTNSNNNSSNNLHYLNELIFNSNLFHGNNMGYHEGNVNNGVNELLNLDDNVGLHNKDVENLMNVLFRQNYNMNMNISNIDKRYLQGSNVVMNGPQGSNNNNNMNNSNVNSNNNNNGSSSSNNNNNNTNNNNNNNNNNNNNNSSNNSSSNNNNMNNNKNNNNNNNNSNSGNSNSSQNQHMYLSNHNNDIFDNNNNNSGNNDSNNNNQSNISNFYDYNFDLYRGNVSPNIMDMVHRMNNHMKDGKNLDTLNDDIGNDLNFRLHENSAWINQLRQSHNNLCNNINNNHCDLCHTSSPDHSLKGQMELNKRKKSASNLNNRKNDLLEDSVNSFDLNIPCSCSSHLRNQKNHFCVYYNQSNSSSQNDNYKNYVNWNPNSNNNLINNSIDKNDTPLDNSNGNNNGRNLGDSNLLCMTQNNNGSSSQSTNAKHLAQTMDMNQKQSSHTSQYSNNPNLQDIQNQFSYQNQPNINMDMHSQLNLLKQNCNYSPKSMNNNKKKSTTGTSKDSSRKLLSSHPLNMPLEQQHQSSKKNSLSSSFLENNLCTKLNSIINFEWINNDLKMNLNANKSNSYDNSES encoded by the coding sequence atgGAAGATAACAACGTGAACAATGAACAAAAATTTAATCCGAATTTGTTGGGAATGGAGAATAATGTTACTCAAGAACCAGCAGTTGAAACGGTCGTAGTAGAACCAAAGAAAAAAGTCGGAAGACCTAGAGGTGCTAGTACAAATAGTAaggttataaaaaaagaagaaaaggtTTCTACCTCATCATCTGGTTATCCAGGTGTTAGTTGGAATAAGCGTATGTGTGCTTGGCTAgcttttttttatgatgGAGCATCAAGAAGAAGTAGAACCTTTCATCCAAAACACTTTAATATGGATAAAGAAAAAGCAAGATTGGCAGCAGTAGAATTTATGAAGACAGTTGAAAATAATGGTAGAAAAAAATCCGGAAAAGGTAGAGGTAGTAGAAGTAAAAGCAAACAATTAAATGATGAACATTTCAATGCTTTACACAATAATGATCTTGGAAACAGTATGAATGGAATGAATGCtcataataatttacaaATGCAATTGATGTCTATGAATCCAGCTTTTTATATGCAGAGTTTAAACAGAAATTTTAATATGTCTGCAAACgaaagaaataatatgtttaattCTTTGAATAATCATTCTGGATTAAATGGACCTCTAAAGGGTATGCAAGATCACAATGGattatatatgcataatcatgtatttaataatatgcatttattaaataattctaaTATTGGTTTGAgtaataatagaaataataactctaataacaacaataatagtACTAACagcaataataatagtagtaataatttaCATTATTTGAATGAATTAATTTTCAACTCAAATTTATTTCATGGAAATAATATGGGATATCATGAAGGAAATGTGAATAATGGTgtaaatgaattattaaatcTTGATGACAATGTTGGTTTACATAATAAAGATGTAGAAAACTTGATGAATGTGCTATTTAGGcagaattataatatgaacatgaatatatcaaatattgATAAACGTTATTTACAAGGAAGTAATGTTGTTATGAATGGACCACAAGGaagtaacaataataataatatgaacaatagcAATGTGAATagcaacaataataataatggtagtagtagtagtaataataataataataataccaataataataataataataataataataataacaataataacagTTCGAATAATAGCAGTTCCAATAACaacaatatgaataacaataagaacaacaacaataataataataattctaatTCTGGTAATAGCAATTCATCACAAAATCAACATATGTATCTATCAAATCATAACaatgatatatttgataataataataataatagtggaAATAACGattcaaataataacaacCAATCAAATATATCCaatttttatgattataatttTGATTTGTATAGAGGAAATGTATCACCAAATATAATGGATATGGTTCATCGTATGAATAATCATATGAAAGATGGAAAAAATTTGGATACtttaaatgatgatattgGAAATGATTTAAATTTTCGATTACATGAAAATTCAGCTTGGATAAATCAATTGAGACAAtcacataataatttatgcaataatataaataataatcattgtGATTTATGTCATACATCATCACCTGATCATAGTCTTAAAGGGCAAATGGAAttaaacaaaagaaaaaaatctGCTTCCAATCtaaataatagaaaaaatgatttattagAAGATAGCGTAAATAGTTTTGATTTGAATATTCCATGTTCTTGTTCATCACATTTGAGAAATCAAAAGAATCATTTCTGTGTCTATTATAACCAATCTAATTCCTCTTcacaaaatgataattataaaaattatgtaaattGGAATCCTAATTCTAATAacaatttaattaataatagtattgataaaaatgatactCCTTTAGATAATTCTAATGGAAATAATAATGGAAGGAATTTAGGAGATTCCAATTTATTATGTATgacacaaaataataatggatCTAGTTCTCAATCAACAAATGCAAAACATTTAGCACAAACAATGGATATGAACCAAAAACAATCCTCACATACTTCACAATATTCTAATAATCCAAATTTACAAGATATACAAAACCAATTTAGTTATCAGAACCAGccaaatattaatatggaTATGCATAGccaattaaatttattaaaacaaaattgCAATTATTCTCCAAAAAGTatgaacaataataaaaaaaaaagtactaCAGGAACATCCAAAGATTCAAGtagaaaattattatcttctCATCCTTTAAATATGCCTCTAGAACAACAACATCAATCttccaaaaaaaatagtTTAAGTTCATCCTTcttagaaaataatttatgtaCCAAACTAAATAGTATTATCAACTTTGAATGgataaataatgatttaaaaatgaatttaaatGCAAACAAATCAAATTCATATGATAATTCTgaatcataa
- a CDS encoding 26S proteasome regulatory subunit RPN2, putative produces the protein MKFENQFSKNDIVTSASGVIALLNEEETSLKLFGLEKLNAIVDIYWPELADSILKIEELCEDKDFVGNELANLLASKVYFHLEKYTEALKYALCAGKLFNIKEKSQYVETMLAKCIEKYVEIREIQYNIDYNNQHNINDTTTNNNDTFNAYNNNDFGQVNSHNELLNKERDIFTFDFNNEINQKMEILVDEMIDVCIKSNDIKEALGVALDARRLDKVEYIIVNAENKIEILAHSINNEKHINMNKSFRNEYFKLLVNLYLSLSEEELKTEYINLCECLYYIDDYKKIAEILLNLLHNYHLMAYQISFDLVDFENKIFLRNIIGQIKENLIQNKSYYFGEEYFVTTPQEENNDGDNKEEESNAITSEQQDEKNNEKEDKDKDKDNNDNKNPDNNDDDNNKPNDNLTNDEPTYNNNDDDNNNNNNIVQDVLKHISKKHMFYNRMKKLLYILTGKITGNLYIEFLHRNNHADLILLDTYKNIVDSRSSITHHGIVLAHALMQTGTTCDVFLRSNIEWLSKAINWAKFSATASLGVVYKGHVNESFMVLSTHLPYNDVSREIANNINVGLAPSGVYSEGGSLYALGLIHANYNTNDKKVKNYLMSQLKSNMNDEVLQHGCCLGLGLVCLGDGNDENTYDELKAVLYSDSAVAGESAAYAIGLLKLGSGDDKCIDELLAYAHDTQHEKITRACSISLGFVVFQKEREADTLIEELITDKDAIIRYGGMFAIGMAYCGLSNCNKHIIKKLLHFSVSDVSDDVRRAAVIALGFVLCNSPNQVPKFLNLLIESYNPHVRYGAALALGIACSATANEDAINMLMPLLTDTTDFVRQSAFISLGLIFQQSNEHCNPNFKKYKDEIMKILSDKHEDIIAKFGAIVGAGLLDICGRNAISTFFTRRGNIIRPQAAAGFCLFSQLWYWFPLIHMISLTFMPTCLIGLTEDMKVPKNFSILSTSNNQNFDYPSFLSKEKTQEKKETVTAVLSTTAKRKTLKLKKQKNDSKITKERTAQDDNSSVLSDGKSMKNLEILSTAATIGQSSHVSHAESVEGSANDENTHDHAQDGSNISNVQKGKKSEAKSKSAANENSNNNVVDMKNPCRVIKMQEKYIEYIPNTRYIPVLSTRKSGFIMLTDLTPLEPSECIEINFEETSKKEAPPFEPFAWKEEN, from the exons ATGAAATTTGAAAATCAGTTTAGTAAAAATGATATTGTTACGTCGGCCTCTGGTGTAATAGcattattaaatgaagaagaaacaAGTTTAAAACTTTTTGGTCTAGAAAAATTGAATGCAATAGTAGATATATATTGGCCAGAACTAGCTGATTCTATATTGAAGATAGAAGAATTATGTGAAGATAAAGATTTTGTTGGTAATGAATTAGCTAATTTATTGGCTAGTAAagtatattttcatttggaAAAATATACAGAAGCTTTAAAATATGCATTATGTGCTggtaaattatttaatattaaagagAAATCACAATATGTTGAGACCATGTTAGCGAAATGTATAGAGAAATATGTCGAAATTAGAgaaatacaatataatatagattATAACAAtcaacataatataaatgatacgACTACTAATAATAACGATACTTTTAATGcatacaataataatgattttgGACAAGTTAATTCACACAATGAACTTTTAAATAAGGAAAGAGATATATTCACATTTGattttaataatgaaattAATCAAAAAATGGAAATACTTGTTGATGAAATGATAGATGTGTGCATAAAAAGTAATGATATTAAAGAAGCTTTAGGTGTTGCTTTAGATGCTAGACGTTTAGATAAAgtagaatatataattgtaaatgcagaaaataaaatagaaatattagCTCACTCTATTAATAATgagaaacatataaatatgaacaaaTCTTTTAGAAATGAGTATTTCAAATTATTAGTAAATTTATATCTTTCACTATCTgaagaagaattaaaaacaGAATATATTAACTTATGTgaatgtttatattatatagatgattataaaaaaatagctGAAATATTATTGAACTTGTTacataattatcatttaatggCTTATCAAATATCTTTTGATTTAGTAgattttgaaaataaaatatttctaagaaatataataggacaaataaaagaaaacttaatacaaaataaatcatattattttggTGAAGAGTATTTTGTTACTACACcacaagaagaaaataatgatggAGATAATAAAGAGGAAGAAAGTAATGCAATTACGAGTGAACAACAAGACGAAAAAAATAACGAAAAGGAAGATAAAGATAaagataaagataataatgataataaaaatcctGATAATAacgatgatgataataataaacctAATGATAACCTAACAAATGATGAACctacttataataataatgatgatgataataataataataataatattgttcaAGATGTATTGAAACATATCAGTAAAAAacatatgttttataatagAATGAAaaaactattatatatattaacaggAAAAATTACaggaaatttatatattgaatttTTGCATCGTAATAATCATGCagatttaattttattagatacatataaaaatatagtagATTCAAGAAGTAGTATTACACATCATGGAATTGTTTTAGCACACGCATTAATGCAAACAGGAACTACCTGTGATGTGTTTCTCCGTTCAAATATTGAATGGTTATCAAAAGCAATTAACTGGGCGAAATTTTCAGCAACTGCTTCTTTAGGTGTTGTATATAAAGGACATGTTAATGAGTCTTTTATGGTTTTATCTACCCACTTACCTTATAATGATGTATCAAGAGAAATTgccaataatataaatgtaggACTTGCTCCTAGTGGTGTATATTCAGAAGGAGGTTCTTTGTATGCCTTAGGATTAATTCATGCAAATTATAATACCAATGACAAAAAGGTAAAGAACTATCTAATGTCTCAATTAAAATCAAATATGAATGATGAGGTATTGCAACATGGTTGTTGCTTAGGTTTAGGTTTGGTGTGTTTAGGAGATggtaatgatgaaaatacaTATGATGAGCTAAAAGCAGTCTTATACTCTGATTCAGCCGTAGCTGGTGAAAGTGCTGCTTATGCTATAggtttattaaaattaggTAGTGGTGATGATAAATGTATAGACGAATTATTGGCATATGCTCATGATACACAACatgaaaaaattacaagAGCATGTAGTATAAGTTTAGGTTTCGTTGTGTTCCAGAAAGAAAGAGAAGCAGATACATTAATCGAAGAGTTGATAACTGATAAGGATGCTATTATAAGATATGGTGGAATGTTTGCTATAGGTATGGCTTATTGTGGTTTATCAAATTgcaataaacatataataaagaaattgtTACATTTTTCTGTATCAGATGTTAGTGATGATGTTAGAAGAGCAGCTGTTATAGCTTTAGGATTTGTATTATGTAATTCACCAAATCAAGTaccaaaatttttaaatttattaatagaGAGTTATAATCCTCATGTACGTTATGGAGCTGCATTAGCTTTAGGTATTGCTTGTTCTGCAACAGCAAATGAAGATGCCATAAATATGCTAATGCCTTTGTTGACAGACACAACTGATTTTGTTAGACAAAGtgcatttatatcattaggTTTAATTTTTCAACAATCTAATGAACATTGTAATCCaaactttaaaaaatataaagatgaaattatgaaaattttatCAGATAAACATGAAGATATTATTGCTAAATTTGGTGCTATAGTAGGTGCTGGTTTATTAGATATATGTGGTAGAAACGCTATATCTACTTTCTTTACAAGAAGAGGTAATATTATAAGACCACAAGCAGCTGCAGGTTTTTGTTTATTCAGTCAGTTGTGGTATTGGTTCCCATTAATCCATATGATAAGTTTAACCTTCATGCCAACATGTTTAATTGGATTGACTGAAGACATGAAAGTACCTAAAAATTTCTCTATTCTTTCCACTAGTAATAATCAAAATTTTGATTATCCTTCCTTTTTAAGTAAGGAAAAAAcccaagaaaaaaaagaaacagtAACAGCAGTGTTATCTACAACTGCCAAGAGAAAAAcattgaaattaaaaaaacaaaagaatgATAGCAAGATAACAAAGGAAAGAACAGCACAAGATGATAATAGTTCAGTATTATCAGATGGGAAATCTATGAAAAACTTAGAAATTCTAAGTACTGCTGCTACTATTGGTCAATCTAGTCATGTTTCCCATGCTGAAAGTGTTGAAGGTAGTGCAAACGATGAAAACACTCATGATCATGCACAAGATGGAAGTAATATTTCCAATGtacaaaaaggaaaaaaatccGAAGCCAAAAGTAAAAGTGCAGCAAATGAAAattctaataataatgtg gTCGATATGAAAAATCCCTGTAGGGTTATCAAAATGCAAGAAAAATACATAGAATATATACCAAATACTAGATATATTCCTGTTCTCTCAACAAGAAAATCTGGATTTATTATGCTAACGGATTTGAc GCCTTTAGAACCATCAGAATGTATTGAAATAAATTTTGAGGAAACATCTAAAAAAGAGGCACCACCTTTTGAACCATTTGCATggaaagaagaaaattag